The genomic segment GGTAGGAATTTCCTCCCGGGCGCTGTTCGATCTCGAAGAAAGTCATCGCGTATTCGAGGAATCGGGGCGCGAGGCCTATTGCGCCTACCAGATCGAACACGAAGAGGACGTGCTCGAGCCGGGGGTGGCCTTCGGTCTCGTACGCAAACTGCTGGCGCTCAACGATGATCGGCACGAGCGGGTGGAGGTGATCCTGCTGTCGCGCAACAGTGCCGATACCGGTCTGCGGGTATTCAACTCCATTGCGCATCACCAGCTGCCGATCACCCGCGCGGCCTTCACCAGCGGCACATCACCCTACCGTTACGTGGGTGCGTTCGGGGGCGATTTGTTCCTCTCGGCCGACCCGGACGATGTGCGCGCAGCGCTGTCGGCCGGCTGTGCGGCCGCCACCATCGTGCCCGGCCACTCGCTGAGCGCGGCCGAGGGCGCACTCAAGATCGCCTTCGACGGCGACGCGGTGCTGTTCTCCGACGATGCCGAGCGCATCTTCAAGGAGCAGGGGCTGGCTGCATTCACCGCCAGCGAAGCCAGCTCGGCCGGCGAGCCGTTGCCGGGTGGCCCGTTCAAGGCGTTTCTGGAAGCGCTGACCCGTATCCAGGCCGAATTCGACCCGGCCGACTGCCCTATTCGCACCGCGCTGGTGACCTCACGCAGTGCACCTGCCCATGAACGGGTCATCCGTACATTGCGGGCCTGGCATATCCGTATCGATGAAGCGCTGTTTCTCGGCGGCTTGACCAAGTCGGCGTTTCTGAGCGCTTTCGGCGCGGATATCTTCTTCGACGACCAGGCCAGTCATATCGGCAAGGCCTCGGCCATGGTCGCCGCCGGACACGTACCGCACGGCGTGGCCAACGAGTAGCCGCGCCTCAGCTACGGCTTCGGGCGGCCCGCGAGACGATGTACTGCCGGAAGTCGGCGTTGAGGTCCTCCAGGATGCGATCCTTGGCGGTAACCGTCATCAGCTTTCTTGAATTGAGCAGGGTCGGATAGTCGATGACCATCAGGCATTCGACGAATCGCCATTCCGAATCGTCGACCTGATCGGCCGTCAGCGCCCACATGCCGGCGGTCTGGGCCGGCAGCTCCACGAAATTGCGCTCGACCTGGCCCGCCTTTTCGTGTCGGGTGAGCACCTTGTTGCGCCGCCGGGCGATGATGTCGTCGGGTTTGCGCGGCCGGATCACATCGCCGGTATCGCCCAGATAAGTCAGGCTGACGTGGGTGTCGCCCGAGGTGATCAGCCGCACGTCGCGCACGGTTACGCGCACACCGGTGCCGTTGGCACACACGACATGTACACGATCTTCGTCGGGGTCGCTGCGCGCCGGCTCGATGAGCTGCTTGAGCTTGCGTTCCAGCGTCCAGTTGCGCGCCAGATAGAACAGATACACCAGCAGCGACCAGATGACGAACGACATCACCGTGCCGAAAATGCTCTGTAGAATCTGTAGCCAGGACATCAAAACGCGCTCCCTTCGCCGCATG from the Salinisphaera sp. T31B1 genome contains:
- a CDS encoding 5'-nucleotidase yields the protein MSQENNKLVVGISSRALFDLEESHRVFEESGREAYCAYQIEHEEDVLEPGVAFGLVRKLLALNDDRHERVEVILLSRNSADTGLRVFNSIAHHQLPITRAAFTSGTSPYRYVGAFGGDLFLSADPDDVRAALSAGCAAATIVPGHSLSAAEGALKIAFDGDAVLFSDDAERIFKEQGLAAFTASEASSAGEPLPGGPFKAFLEALTRIQAEFDPADCPIRTALVTSRSAPAHERVIRTLRAWHIRIDEALFLGGLTKSAFLSAFGADIFFDDQASHIGKASAMVAAGHVPHGVANE